GTCGAATCAGGGGAAACCTCATTTTCTAGCGAAGCCACGTTCAGATTTTTGTTTGCCTGGAAATTGGGTCTCGAATTGAAATTTACGGAAACTTACAGGTTTGATTTTGAGTGGAACGCATACTCCGAATTGGACAGTGAGGACACCTTCCTGGATTTACTTGTGTACACTGATCCGAGCTTCAGATTGCCTTGGAATTTAAGCTGCCTAAATCCTCTGGCTCTTATAGAACAAACTCGACACAAACACGCGCAAAAATCTGTCGTGATATATCCCGTTTAAGTTACTTTGTGCAGAAAGGACATAATTCAGTCCGTCTAGCCTACTTTCTTTGTGCAACTGACGAAAGTTCCTACCTTACCGAGGGGCGTAAGAGCACAAATGTTCAATACAAAACGTATCAGCAATGCATGTATGCCCCTGGTTTCGTTGTGCCTAAAGGTGAGCCTCCGAATGGGATCGCGCGAGAGTTGCCATTTCCCAAGCACGAGGTGCGATTCGAATGGCTAGGGGTTAAAAGCAAGAAAGCTTCTGGTGACTATTTAGGTCCCGTGGGACGGTTCGCATGGTTGAAACCTATCAGGATCAGTGCATGAGGATTACCAAAAGAATCCAATTCTATAGGGTGATTGATGGACGGTATAGGTCTCGAAAGATTTTCTTGGTATTGAAGAGCAAACAACTCATCTGAATATAAGCGGCGTGGCCGTGGAGATCATCGCGTTGGTTGGGCAGGTAGGACGACGAAAAAGAGGTAGGCTTCGTTTCTCCCTCAGTCCCACTCACTCCGCCAGCATCGTATACACCGCCTGCATCTCTTTGATGGTGGGGCGGGAGAGTTTGCCGCGGGCTTGGGCAATGACCTGCTTGGATTCCGCCCGCGTCTCTCCTCCGTACACGGCGATGAAGAACTGGCTGTAGGGCCGGCCGTTGACCTGATAGAGGACGGCGCCCATGTCCGGACATTGATGTCCGGCGAAGACCTTGCGGTCCGGAAAGAGCTTTTGTAGCTGCGCTCGCTGCTTCTCGATCTTCGTGGAAAACTCGCCCCCGTCGCACTCGTCGCCGCCAGGCTCGAACTTCGGAAAGGTCTTGAGGATCACAGCCTGGAAGGGGCGGGTCTTGTAGTCTTTATTCGGTTCGAGCTTGTCGGGGAGCTGAAACGCCAACTCATAGGGCGCGAAGGTTTTCGCGGCGCTCGTGCAGGGCTTGGCCGGATCGGGGCAGACCGCCACTTGCTCCTGGGCCTGGGCCATCGCGCCTAAGAACGTCGGGAATGCCAGAACGATGGAGAGCAGGCGGAGCCGCATGGTGCCTTCCGTCAATGGGCCGGATACAGAGCTTGCACGATCTCTGTCGTATTGAACAGCAGATTCGTCAGGCGTGTATAGGCCGCATGGCCGTAGAGGTGCTCGCGCGGGTTGGTCGAGCCGGTCGCATCCTTGTAATCCACCAACAGGCACCGTCCGTCGTTGGCGCAGCGGATGCTCTTGCAGGCCATTCCACTCAGCGTTCAAACCCCTCATAGAATTGGGAGGTCTCCCGGTCGGACGAACCGGTGAGCACTTCAGTCAGGGGGAGGGGATGCCGATACAAGACGTATGGAGTCGACGGCTTCTCATTCTCAGATTGTGGATCTCTTGGAAGCCACTCCGCTCTTTGCCGACCTGAGCCGGGCGGAGATCGTTCACGTGGCTTCCGTGTGCCGTCTCGTCGAAGGGCCGGCTGGGGAACGGCTGCTCTGGGAAGGGGAACCGGTCCACAAGCTGTATGTTCTCCAATGCGGGGATGCGTCGGTGCTCAAAGCCGATGACGCCGGTCAGCAGGTCGTGATTTCCTCTGTCGGCAAGGGCGCCGTGGTCGGGGAGATGTCGTTGCTCGACAATTCCAGCGCATCGGCAACCGTGGTCACCCAAACGCCGTTTCGTGCGCTGGAGCTGGATCGGGCTGCCTTTCTGCAAGTGATGGAAACCTACCCTGCGTTAGGCTTCAAGGTGTGGCGCAAGTTCGCCCGGATCACCAGTCTGCGTTTACGGATGGCGTCGGGCCTGTTGACCGAATACATGGCCCCTCCGTGCCAGGACCTCGGCCTCTCCGCTCAAGTCACGGATTCGCCGGTGCTCGGTGCAACAGCCACACGCTCTCCGTTGTCTTGAACCACATCGCATAGGTCCGCATATATAGGCCGTGTGGCCTGAGGCCCGGCCCCACCGGGCGGTCGAACCGGTCGTCCCTTCT
This genomic stretch from Nitrospirota bacterium harbors:
- a CDS encoding cyclic nucleotide-binding domain-containing protein, which codes for MESTASHSQIVDLLEATPLFADLSRAEIVHVASVCRLVEGPAGERLLWEGEPVHKLYVLQCGDASVLKADDAGQQVVISSVGKGAVVGEMSLLDNSSASATVVTQTPFRALELDRAAFLQVMETYPALGFKVWRKFARITSLRLRMASGLLTEYMAPPCQDLGLSAQVTDSPVLGATATRSPLS